Sequence from the Phragmites australis chromosome 6, lpPhrAust1.1, whole genome shotgun sequence genome:
GGCTTGAGACGGAGAGCCCCGAGAGATGGCTTTTGTGGTACTGTAGCAGGTAGAGAGAAGCTCCGGTTCCCCCTTAGTTTCTGTCTTCTTTTAACATCTTCATGTTAGGATACGTCTCTATTGgtcctttatttttctattaCATTCATTTGTATTAGCTCAGATAAGTCTCCACGTTATAACTTCATCGAATAAACGGCTgtaaccttttcttttcttttctccactTAACATACTAATTTCTAAGCATAGGAAAGATCAAGCACCCCACCGGAAAAGCAAAGCAGTTTCACCTCTGTCCCCATTTCCTTTTCTCAAATCTCTACTATGCATCTTCAACGTGACCCGAATACCAAAATTTCTTACTACTCCACCGGCTGCATACATCCATCCATCACTTAATTTTTCCAGAAAATCTTTCTCAGAGTTCGATTTGTTTACTCGTGAGAAAACCAAATCAATCTACACGGCAAAGAACGGTTCCATGCATGATTGGTTGGTGTTCGGGGGCTTCGTTCTTGGTGGCAGCGTTTCCATCCAAGCACAACTACTGCCGCTGGCTTTGTGCTTGCCGATAGCGTTCTGCGACGATCCAGTCTGCAGCCGGCGTGCAATGGGAGCTTCAGGACCAGAACTCCCTCCTTGTGATCATCAGAGACCTCGCCCTTGTCCGCGACAGCCGCAATCCACGTCCCCATCAAGCTCGCTCACCTAAGACCACCACCTTCGTCCACGGCTGCTTCTCGAGGGAGACCGCTTCCTCATACGCGGCGGACGCCTCCCTCACTGATCTCGTCAGCACTCGCCGGGAACAGCAAACAACACAGTCAGCTAGCACGCAGATCTAGAGGCGACAAAGCGGGTGGTCACGCGGTGGAACTCCTCTTTGGCTTTGGCGACGGATTGAGGCGGCGCTATTCAACGGTGAGGAATCGAGTCGAGGACTCGAGGTACGTTTGCTCCTCGTTGTCGCCAGGAATCGCGAGCCATCCGCATCATTGCCCTGCAGCGATCGGGAGACTTCTGCGTCTTCGCCTACAGCGATCCAGaacctgtggtggctgtcgtcCCACGACTTCGAAATCGAGATTTAAGATAGTGTTTGGAAGAGCGAGGTCACATGGGataattctatttatatatttaaaaataaaatgattttaaATAAGTATATTTTAGATTTTAAATTTATTGTCAGCGACACGTCCCACTCCACTCGGGACTGACTGCGTCACCCTTTTTTAACGAATCTATctcaaatctttaaaaaatattctttaAATTCATAACATCTCATCCcattaaattttaactaaacaACTCAAAAACAGAATAGATTTACTCTATCTCACCCTGTCAAGCGAACAAAACACTACCCAAGTCGTGCCAACATTGCCTCGCTCACCTAAAAATACGATGTCCGAGTAGTACGATATCTAACCGAAAGAACGCAAGAAGATCGCGTCAGGATCGGTTGGAGGATGGACTCTAATATACTAAAGatggtattttatttttaagaatattcggctaatttttcatatttctaattttgaatttaattatttattaattatatttgatatgaattttttaataagtTTTTAGATGTTCGTAACAAtagatgatatattttttttcagattaatATAGTAATTTGGTAGGCAAGTAAAAGTAATGACTCTTTTTATATCTTAagtattaagataatagatagataaGAACATCAGCGACAGGCTTCGGTCTGTCAACAAAGTTGTGAAGGACGTAAGACATACAATCCGTGTCCACAACTCACCGTACAAATCATTGTTCTCTGGCGAATACGTTTGTTCTCGTTGTATTGCGAGAAGGATCAACGCCAGTACATCTTATACTGTATTTCTTCCGGCCGAGTTGATGTTCACAAGTAGGAAAAGCAATAAGCATGTGCCAAAATCGATAGAAGCGAGGAAGTTATGATCGTTCACCGATCTGATCATATCCTCATCCTGGGTGAAAGATTCAGCCAGGCATCTGATTGGCCGGACAAAAGATGAAGACAGAAATGCAGAGACGAACAGAAAAGACAGAAGAGCAGGTTATTTCCCTTGCGATCGTGCTGGTAGGTGCTACCATGCATGCTAGCGagtttaaaaaatagtaataatactttattgaaaaattataaaaataataattaaaattcaaTATTTATAGAAATAGCTATATATCGGTACTAAAATGTCGACCAGAAACTTATCGACGCTCCATGTGCCATATCTTAAGTGATAATAGATCCGTGTGCCAACAGATCTTATATCCTACGGAtggtatttaaaaaaaatcatagattttTCATATCTCGGATAGAGGtaatattatataaaaattgtgcCACTCGATGAGATATTTAACATTATAGTTAAATACTTTTTATTTAAATCCATttatatgctcaagaaattGTTATAAACTTTATATTTGAAAACTAGATCTAAAACTTCTAGTCATCTTTTAGGTATCTAAAcgtatttaaataaaaatatattaaactaaaaagttgtaagtaatatttttaataaagatcatattcaTCTAAGATTATATaaaaagtatatttttttaaatatcatcAACCGCGGGACACCTATCGACACAAGGAGTGTTTAGATGtatatttctgtaaatattaaattttaacaattatttttgtaatttttaataaaatgatatttatttaaaCAGGCTCCATGCTAGCGTTATATGGTAGTACAATACTGCAACCAAATCATAGAAGGAAATTATATGAGATCGGTTCCCATAGAAAGACCTTTGTCTGTATGTGACACGTGTTATCTACTACTCCAATATATATTTAATCAAACCATTAGATCAAAAAAGAACAGCATAGATCAAAAGAGATCTTTCTGTAAAGAGTCTCTTTATAATTTCCTTCCCCAAACCATGTGTTTGATCCATCCATCCACTCTCTTTTGACAATACAAGTCCTCACACAACAGCTGCGGTCGATAGAGAAACGAGGGACACATCGTACGTGTCTGCATGAATGATTTGAAAGAACGTCACTGATCGAGTCACAAAGCACCAACAGCTCCTGTTGTCACCTTCCTGTCCGTTGCTCGAACGGAATCCCTGCTCGATCTACCCCAACACAAATACCAGATCCCGTGACTAATCATTCTGCTCAAAATCTGAGGAGAAAATCCAAGTTCATAATGTTAATAATTCGATCATATTTTTAGCTGCCACCTAAGGAATCAAAGAATCATAGCGCATTAATCCCTACTGCTCCCTACACCTAGCTTTACACCCTGTATATGCATGGGGAAAAGATATCAATCAAATTACAATACCGGATTAATTAATCATCTGTAACCATTGTGCCAATAGCTTTCGCTACCGATCTTACTTTCCCTGGACCTCAGCTGCTTGCCACGTCGGCGCGTCCCCCGGCTCCCGCACCGGCGCCGGGGCGGCGTCCCCGGCGGCGGGCGCGCGGCCTCATGACCACGGTCTTGGACTCGCCCCAGGCCCAGAAGGCCTCCCTCTCCTCGTCCGAGTTATCGCACTCGGGGAACGGCCCGGCCGCGTACCGCACCGCGTCGTAACACACGGTGTACGTCATCTGCCGCGCCCTGAACGCGCGCATCGCGGCGCGCTTCTGCGGCGTCATGACCGCGTAGTCGGCCGTCATGAGCCCCAGGAGGTCCTTATCGGCGCCGCCGCGCCTCGGGACGCGGAGCACCGGGTCGGCGCGGGAGCCGACGATGGTCAGGTCGGAGAACTCGGACGCGAACGGCGCGTACTTGTAGTTGACCTTGTACTTTCCCCCTTCCGTGGCCCACGCGGAGCCGTCCCAGACGGTGGCGTACACCGCCATCGGCTTCGACGGGAAGTCGCTGCCCATGTCCGGGTGCCGGATCACCTCCCGGATCGGCGTGTCGTCGACGTAGAAGCTGCATAAACAACCAATCGCCGATCAGTTTCTGCCTCTGCGCGCGCGGATCAATACGAAAAGACTTGTGGTGATGGTGATGCGTACATGATATGAGTGGGAGCCCAGAGGACGGAGTAGCGGTGGGCCTCGAGGGTGGGGTCGAAGGGGAGGAGGTAGCGCTCCTCGCGGCCGTGGGCGGTGCTGCCGTTGCCGTAGACATTGGTCTGCACCCGCCACTGCCCGCCCCACCGGCTGCCCAGGAACTCGAAGTCCAGCTCGTCGTGCGTCTTCTCGTACACATCCCCATTAGACAGCTGCAGCA
This genomic interval carries:
- the LOC133921476 gene encoding probable xyloglucan endotransglucosylase/hydrolase protein 30; this encodes MAAKARFLLAAATWVCLSAMAASAFDVPSVAFEERFSPLFGDDNLVRSRDGRSVRLLLDRRSGSGFISSDYYLHGFFSASIKLPKDYTAGVVVAFYLSNGDVYEKTHDELDFEFLGSRWGGQWRVQTNVYGNGSTAHGREERYLLPFDPTLEAHRYSVLWAPTHIIFYVDDTPIREVIRHPDMGSDFPSKPMAVYATVWDGSAWATEGGKYKVNYKYAPFASEFSDLTIVGSRADPVLRVPRRGGADKDLLGLMTADYAVMTPQKRAAMRAFRARQMTYTVCYDAVRYAAGPFPECDNSDEEREAFWAWGESKTVVMRPRARRRGRRPGAGAGAGGRADVASS